A genomic window from Arthrobacter sp. FW305-BF8 includes:
- a CDS encoding aldehyde dehydrogenase family protein → MSTTTAPTSSSAATARAVLDAAFPAGLGAFLDGRTVPGSGENITLTAAATGEPFATYADPGTEGANAILESSAAGATAWGEMNGFERAAILRNVSRAVEAHAEELAILESATTGKPIRDARVEAAKVAEMFGYYAGWADKLTGQTIPVPGPWHTYTERVPWGVVVAITPWNAPLFTAGWNSAAPLAAGNAVIIKPSEFTPASTIRLAQLAHGAGLPAGVFNVAAGLGQTVGAALTSDRRVGKVSFIGSVPTGRRVAVAAAQAGIPALLELGGKSANIVFADADLERAADGAIAAIFSGAGQSCVAGSRLLVERSVHAQFVELVAARAARLRVGDPLSADTEVGPIITAQQFATVTSLIEAGMNDGGRRVTGGTLPDTLAGSPLAGGHWVMPTLLDGVTPQNRLETTEVFGPVVGADAFDTEAEAIARANNTNFGLAGAVWTSDVSRAHHVARQVKAGTFWINSYKTIHVAVPFGGFGDSGHGRSSGPGVLDEYTQTKAIWVPTRAAGAPFPSLSY, encoded by the coding sequence TTGAGCACCACCACAGCACCCACCTCCTCCTCGGCGGCCACCGCACGGGCCGTCCTGGACGCAGCCTTCCCCGCCGGCCTCGGGGCATTCCTTGACGGCCGGACAGTCCCCGGCAGCGGCGAGAACATCACCCTCACCGCAGCCGCCACCGGGGAACCGTTCGCCACCTATGCCGACCCCGGCACCGAGGGCGCCAACGCCATCCTGGAGAGCTCGGCGGCGGGCGCCACAGCCTGGGGCGAAATGAACGGGTTCGAACGCGCCGCCATCCTCCGCAACGTCAGCCGCGCCGTCGAAGCGCACGCGGAGGAGCTGGCCATCCTCGAATCGGCCACCACCGGAAAGCCCATCCGCGATGCCCGGGTGGAGGCCGCCAAGGTTGCCGAAATGTTCGGCTACTACGCCGGCTGGGCAGACAAGCTGACCGGCCAGACCATCCCCGTTCCCGGCCCCTGGCACACCTACACCGAACGCGTGCCCTGGGGCGTCGTCGTCGCCATCACCCCGTGGAACGCGCCCCTGTTCACCGCCGGCTGGAACTCCGCCGCGCCCCTGGCCGCGGGCAACGCCGTGATCATCAAGCCCAGCGAATTCACGCCAGCCTCCACCATCCGCCTCGCCCAACTGGCGCACGGGGCCGGGCTGCCGGCCGGCGTGTTCAACGTGGCCGCGGGGCTGGGCCAGACCGTGGGCGCGGCCCTCACCAGCGACCGGCGGGTCGGCAAGGTCAGCTTCATCGGCTCCGTCCCCACCGGGCGCCGGGTCGCCGTCGCCGCCGCGCAGGCCGGCATTCCCGCCCTGCTGGAGCTTGGCGGCAAGAGCGCCAACATCGTCTTCGCGGACGCGGACCTGGAACGGGCCGCCGACGGCGCCATCGCGGCGATCTTCTCCGGAGCCGGGCAGTCATGCGTAGCCGGATCGCGGCTCCTGGTGGAGCGCAGCGTGCACGCCCAGTTCGTGGAGCTGGTCGCCGCCCGCGCAGCGAGGCTGCGCGTCGGCGACCCGCTGAGCGCGGACACCGAGGTGGGTCCCATCATCACGGCCCAGCAGTTCGCCACCGTCACCTCACTGATCGAGGCGGGAATGAACGACGGCGGACGCCGGGTCACGGGCGGAACGCTTCCCGACACCCTGGCGGGGTCGCCGCTGGCCGGTGGCCATTGGGTCATGCCCACCCTGCTCGACGGCGTGACGCCGCAGAACAGGCTGGAAACCACGGAGGTCTTCGGGCCCGTCGTCGGGGCCGATGCCTTCGACACGGAGGCCGAGGCGATTGCCCGGGCCAACAACACCAACTTCGGCCTGGCCGGCGCGGTGTGGACCTCGGATGTTTCCCGTGCCCACCACGTGGCGCGCCAGGTGAAGGCCGGCACGTTCTGGATCAACTCCTACAAAACCATCCACGTCGCTGTTCCGTTCGGCGGCTTCGGGGACTCCGGCCACGGCCGCTCCTCCGGCCCGGGCGTCCTGGACGAGTACACGCAAACCAAGGCCATCTGGGTGCCGACCCGTGCAGCGGGCGCCCCCTTCCCGTCCCTCTCCTATTAG
- a CDS encoding GOLPH3/VPS74 family protein translates to MTSENPGAGELNLPQAFLLLATNDKDGEPEVPQSVLKAGLAGAILAELDLLGAIQLQGKHVRATGAPPQSDFRHQWELIHDKSRPHSPRRWIAMLESRAELHRVYEGMAALGVVSHVGEKHLGVFRTTRYPEKDHAPEAALLARIESILNGSASDARTVALIGVLHAAGLMDKLFPGAGPARLRELTGDHWPSRAVRDELRMIRLAEAEAAT, encoded by the coding sequence ATGACCTCGGAAAATCCGGGCGCCGGGGAGCTGAACCTCCCGCAGGCGTTCCTTCTTCTGGCGACAAATGACAAGGACGGCGAGCCGGAAGTGCCGCAGAGCGTGCTCAAAGCAGGCCTGGCCGGCGCAATCCTGGCCGAGCTGGATCTGCTGGGCGCGATACAGCTGCAGGGAAAACACGTAAGGGCTACCGGCGCTCCGCCGCAATCTGACTTCCGGCACCAGTGGGAGCTGATCCACGACAAGTCACGGCCGCACAGTCCGCGGCGGTGGATCGCCATGCTGGAAAGCCGCGCCGAACTGCACCGTGTCTATGAGGGAATGGCGGCTCTCGGCGTCGTGAGCCATGTGGGCGAAAAGCATCTTGGCGTCTTCAGGACCACCCGCTACCCGGAGAAGGACCACGCTCCCGAGGCGGCACTTCTGGCGAGGATTGAAAGCATACTCAACGGATCGGCGTCGGACGCCAGAACCGTTGCACTGATTGGAGTGCTGCACGCGGCAGGGCTCATGGACAAGCTTTTCCCCGGCGCCGGTCCCGCTCGGCTCAGGGAATTGACCGGTGACCACTGGCCTTCCCGTGCGGTGCGGGATGAGCTTCGCATGATCCGGCTCGCGGAGGCGGAGGCCGCCACGTAG
- a CDS encoding DM13 domain-containing protein — translation MEARTRQRRWLIAAAAGAVVLAVGLAFFKPWLLFVDVLVDEQLPTVVTSPAAPSATGEPSSGTPTAEPAGPVQLAEGTFISHEHATTGTVRIIQQPGGKRVLTLENLDTSNGPDVHVWLSAADVVEGTAGWFTAGSAEYFDLGMIKGNQGNQVYALPDELDLARFKSVDLWCVQFSVSFGAAQLTQ, via the coding sequence ATGGAGGCCCGCACTCGCCAGCGCCGCTGGTTGATCGCCGCCGCTGCTGGTGCCGTAGTGCTGGCAGTGGGACTGGCGTTTTTCAAGCCGTGGCTTCTGTTTGTCGACGTGCTGGTGGATGAGCAGCTGCCCACCGTTGTGACTTCACCGGCTGCCCCTTCCGCCACCGGGGAGCCGTCCTCCGGAACTCCAACCGCGGAACCTGCGGGGCCGGTGCAACTTGCCGAAGGCACGTTCATCAGCCACGAACACGCCACCACAGGAACAGTCCGGATAATTCAGCAGCCCGGCGGGAAGCGCGTGTTGACTTTGGAGAACCTCGATACGTCCAACGGCCCGGATGTGCACGTCTGGCTCAGCGCTGCCGATGTGGTCGAGGGAACAGCCGGATGGTTCACGGCCGGTTCTGCCGAATACTTCGACTTGGGCATGATCAAGGGAAACCAAGGCAATCAGGTCTACGCGCTCCCCGACGAGCTTGACCTGGCCAGGTTCAAGTCGGTGGATCTGTGGTGCGTCCAGTTCAGTGTTTCCTTCGGAGCAGCCCAGCTCACGCAGTGA
- a CDS encoding DUF3100 domain-containing protein, with product MSTSTTPVRTDRAGTRLTLPIAALAFVIALAVQLIGQAKIDVGIGAIVIFPMVWGLILGLLVSVQKFKPLGLDLQRVAAALVGVAVLLLVARLAFNIGPSLPTLLKAGPALLLQEVGHLLGTIALALPLAVLLRMGKATVGATFSLDREPSFAMVSEKYGPDSDQYRGVLAMYVFGTLFGAVYITLLTSLVSNWKIFDPLALAMGAGVGSGSMMAASSASIIAAYPGDQEAILGMAAISNLITTILGVYVGIYLALPLADRFYRFLTRRQTREEAAVTAGAPPQHADTQRSAAATHRVADAELGGSGTAREAAQAEENRRFRERVAESSAAMHLPLWLSLSVLTVLGIGTASVAAKGFSLTIVAGYAIMLALVLVSIALAKLTKKISAIVYITTIGAYISSPWFFGAAALAGPIKSVDFLSIATVMLTLAGLSLGKDIPLLKNIGWKIIPVGLVAVTASFLLSTVIAEFALGLWH from the coding sequence ATGAGCACCAGCACAACACCCGTGCGGACAGACAGGGCTGGTACCCGGCTGACGCTTCCCATCGCCGCACTGGCCTTTGTCATTGCCCTCGCGGTCCAGCTGATCGGCCAGGCCAAGATCGACGTCGGCATCGGCGCGATCGTCATCTTCCCCATGGTCTGGGGCCTCATCCTCGGGCTGCTCGTTTCAGTCCAGAAGTTCAAGCCGCTGGGCCTGGACCTGCAGCGGGTCGCCGCGGCCCTGGTGGGCGTTGCCGTGCTGCTGCTGGTGGCCAGGCTGGCGTTCAACATCGGGCCCAGCCTTCCCACGCTGCTCAAGGCCGGGCCGGCGCTGCTCCTGCAGGAGGTGGGCCACCTGCTGGGCACCATTGCCCTCGCCCTCCCGCTGGCCGTGCTGCTCCGGATGGGCAAGGCTACGGTCGGGGCCACGTTCTCCCTTGACCGGGAACCGTCGTTCGCCATGGTCTCCGAAAAGTACGGCCCCGACTCCGACCAGTACCGCGGCGTCCTGGCCATGTACGTTTTCGGAACCCTCTTCGGCGCCGTGTACATCACGCTGCTGACATCCCTCGTGTCCAACTGGAAGATCTTCGACCCCCTGGCCCTGGCCATGGGTGCCGGCGTGGGGTCCGGATCCATGATGGCAGCGTCCTCCGCCAGCATCATCGCCGCCTACCCCGGCGACCAGGAGGCCATCCTCGGCATGGCGGCCATCTCCAACCTGATCACCACCATCCTCGGCGTCTACGTCGGCATCTACCTCGCCCTTCCGCTGGCGGACCGTTTCTACCGGTTCCTCACCCGCAGGCAGACCAGGGAAGAGGCCGCGGTCACGGCCGGCGCCCCGCCGCAGCATGCGGACACCCAGCGCAGCGCTGCCGCCACGCACCGGGTTGCTGATGCAGAGCTCGGCGGCTCAGGCACCGCACGGGAAGCAGCCCAGGCGGAGGAAAACCGGCGGTTCCGCGAGCGTGTGGCCGAATCGTCAGCGGCCATGCACCTGCCACTGTGGCTCTCCCTCTCGGTCCTCACCGTCCTCGGCATCGGCACCGCTTCCGTGGCGGCCAAGGGATTCAGCCTGACCATCGTCGCAGGGTACGCGATCATGCTCGCCCTCGTTCTGGTCAGCATTGCCCTGGCCAAGCTCACCAAGAAGATCTCGGCGATCGTCTACATCACCACCATCGGCGCCTACATCTCCAGCCCGTGGTTCTTCGGCGCCGCAGCACTCGCCGGGCCCATCAAGTCGGTCGACTTCCTGTCCATCGCCACGGTCATGCTGACCCTCGCCGGCCTGTCCCTGGGCAAGGACATTCCGCTGCTGAAAAACATCGGCTGGAAGATCATCCCGGTGGGTCTGGTGGCCGTCACCGCATCGTTCCTGCTGTCCACCGTCATCGCGGAGTTCGCCCTCGGCCTGTGGCACTAA
- a CDS encoding MurR/RpiR family transcriptional regulator encodes MNPHTARLEASAETGSAPASHAWLGDALPDVPLSKAQSRVVDVIARNPQLSSYADIAEIAQRADVNNSTVVRAAQHLGYRGWPDLQRELRSRYLVMISTEDTLTEHGEHRSPLHDALSHDIENLRLTLDSNTGDDAEAAIATMAAAKSIIVLGLGSFAGPASVMAHLGSTMGYPITLENRGAVHLASSANALGPGDVLVVINMWRSMRQIIVTAEAAKQAGATVIAISDMRRGRLAAVADHLLVVASEGISFFQSVTAANSLVYGLLAGMEAAHPERSRAAIRRTQQLWKDLDIYLD; translated from the coding sequence TTGAACCCCCATACCGCCCGGCTGGAAGCCAGCGCGGAAACCGGGTCCGCCCCCGCTTCCCACGCGTGGCTCGGCGACGCGCTTCCGGACGTACCGCTCTCCAAGGCACAGAGCCGGGTGGTGGATGTGATTGCGCGAAACCCGCAGCTGTCCTCGTATGCGGACATCGCCGAGATCGCCCAGCGGGCCGACGTCAACAATTCGACCGTGGTCCGCGCGGCCCAGCACCTTGGCTACCGGGGCTGGCCGGACCTACAGCGGGAACTGCGGTCCCGCTACCTGGTGATGATCTCCACGGAGGACACCCTGACCGAGCACGGGGAGCACCGCAGTCCCCTCCATGACGCACTCAGCCACGACATCGAGAACCTGCGGCTGACCCTGGACTCCAACACGGGAGACGACGCCGAGGCAGCCATCGCCACCATGGCAGCGGCCAAGTCCATCATCGTCTTGGGACTGGGTTCGTTCGCCGGCCCTGCCAGCGTGATGGCGCACTTGGGCTCAACCATGGGGTATCCGATCACCCTCGAGAACCGCGGCGCGGTCCACCTCGCATCCAGCGCCAACGCCCTGGGACCGGGCGACGTCCTGGTGGTCATCAACATGTGGCGGTCCATGCGGCAGATCATCGTCACTGCCGAAGCCGCGAAACAGGCCGGCGCCACGGTCATCGCCATCAGCGACATGCGCCGCGGCCGCCTGGCAGCGGTCGCGGACCACCTCCTGGTGGTGGCCTCGGAAGGGATCTCCTTCTTCCAGTCCGTCACCGCCGCAAACTCACTGGTCTACGGCCTGCTCGCAGGCATGGAGGCCGCGCACCCCGAGCGCAGCCGCGCAGCCATCCGCCGCACGCAGCAGCTGTGGAAAGACCTCGACATCTACCTGGACTGA
- a CDS encoding sensor domain-containing protein, which yields MAGEHRDDLVMQSLLLDEIGQSVIGMDGDWRITYWNRASERLYGLGPDQALGLKITDLRIIGGAEGRAGGATDREIAHRVARGGDWAGELWVRHSTGREFPVHATVSRIRGRHTVPVAVVAISKDITDRKHTEAILRRLSAMVESSGDAIIGADLTGKITSWNAGAARMLGWSSWEAVGQTHGLVTADAGAYFGTEVTSRSGNGAFVTGVEARWRCKDGSVIDVELTVSPVYDQDGIRVGASAIARDITEIQRLKAAAEAERERLLAAQEMAHVGSVEHTVATGETWHSEEFDRILGMPADCPKDRETILARTHPEDRDRVREVWARLDHGLGFADFEYRIIRPTGEQRWLHSRIKSMKSADGKPIRFLDTVLDITDRKNAEQILEWQARHDALTGLPNRYMVTEVLQGFLDRTARPVVMFVDVDRFKLINDGIGHGAGDTILVQLGERLKAAVRGGDTVGRFGGDEFVVICDNLQMAGAQAVAERIRDATRQPFDVDGRQIYLNVSVGIALADEEDTAESMLQGADAAMYRAKSAGGDSSAIYDVRMTGRATGRLDLESDLRLALERNELSLNYQPIIDVSTEEAVGFEALLRWHHHEHGPIMPDAFIPIAEETGLILPIGAWVLREALRQVQQWRTQVPGAENFTAAVNISGRQLVACDFPDIVEAAIRDTGIDPAAVHLEITETVLMDQPDLPKETLQRLSRLGVGLSIDDFGTGYSSLSYLKWLSARTLKIDRTFVEELGTDPHGATIIELVLGMAESLRLDVVAEGVETAVQLAELRRLGVRLAQGYLWSKPLPAERIPAWLQSHPATRPAATSAPMPSGMSAGEPMPRVG from the coding sequence ATGGCCGGGGAACATCGTGACGACCTAGTGATGCAATCGCTGCTGCTGGACGAGATCGGCCAGTCGGTGATCGGCATGGACGGTGACTGGCGCATTACGTACTGGAACCGTGCGTCGGAGCGGTTGTACGGTTTGGGCCCGGACCAGGCGCTGGGGCTGAAGATCACGGACCTGCGCATCATCGGCGGTGCCGAGGGACGGGCAGGCGGTGCCACCGACAGGGAAATCGCGCACCGGGTGGCCCGCGGCGGGGACTGGGCCGGTGAACTGTGGGTCCGCCACAGCACGGGCCGGGAGTTTCCGGTCCACGCGACCGTCAGCCGAATCAGGGGCAGGCATACCGTACCCGTTGCGGTCGTGGCGATTTCGAAGGACATCACGGACCGCAAGCACACGGAGGCCATCCTTCGCAGGCTCTCCGCCATGGTCGAATCCTCCGGCGATGCCATCATCGGCGCCGACCTCACCGGCAAGATCACCAGTTGGAATGCGGGGGCGGCGAGGATGCTCGGCTGGAGCTCCTGGGAGGCCGTGGGGCAAACTCATGGGCTGGTGACCGCCGACGCCGGCGCCTACTTCGGCACGGAAGTCACCTCCCGTTCGGGGAACGGGGCGTTTGTCACCGGTGTGGAAGCCCGCTGGCGCTGCAAGGACGGGTCCGTGATCGACGTGGAACTGACAGTGTCCCCCGTCTACGACCAGGACGGCATCCGGGTGGGAGCGTCCGCCATTGCCAGGGACATCACCGAGATCCAGCGCCTGAAAGCCGCGGCCGAAGCCGAACGCGAGCGGTTGCTGGCTGCCCAGGAGATGGCCCACGTTGGAAGCGTCGAGCACACGGTGGCCACCGGCGAGACGTGGCATTCGGAGGAGTTCGACCGGATCTTGGGAATGCCGGCAGATTGCCCGAAGGACAGGGAAACCATCCTGGCTCGGACGCACCCCGAGGACCGCGACCGGGTCCGCGAGGTGTGGGCACGCCTGGACCACGGACTTGGCTTCGCCGACTTCGAGTACCGCATCATTCGGCCCACCGGCGAACAGCGGTGGCTGCACTCACGCATCAAGAGCATGAAGAGCGCCGACGGAAAGCCGATCCGCTTCCTCGACACCGTCCTGGACATTACAGACCGGAAGAACGCGGAACAGATCCTGGAGTGGCAGGCGCGCCATGACGCCCTGACCGGCCTGCCGAACAGGTACATGGTCACCGAGGTCCTGCAGGGGTTCCTCGACCGAACCGCCCGCCCCGTGGTGATGTTCGTCGACGTCGACCGGTTCAAGCTGATCAATGACGGCATCGGCCACGGTGCCGGCGATACGATCTTGGTGCAGCTGGGGGAGAGGCTGAAGGCCGCCGTCCGGGGCGGCGATACGGTGGGCCGGTTTGGCGGGGACGAATTCGTGGTGATTTGCGACAACCTGCAGATGGCCGGGGCCCAGGCCGTGGCTGAAAGGATCCGGGATGCAACCCGGCAGCCGTTCGACGTGGATGGCCGGCAGATTTACCTTAATGTCAGCGTGGGCATCGCCTTGGCGGACGAAGAGGACACCGCAGAATCGATGCTGCAGGGGGCCGATGCGGCCATGTACCGGGCCAAATCCGCCGGCGGGGATTCGTCAGCGATCTACGACGTCCGCATGACCGGACGGGCCACCGGGCGTTTGGACCTCGAGTCCGACCTGCGGCTCGCGCTGGAACGCAATGAGCTCTCACTGAACTACCAGCCGATCATTGACGTTTCCACCGAGGAGGCTGTTGGGTTTGAGGCATTGCTGCGCTGGCACCACCACGAGCACGGCCCCATCATGCCGGATGCCTTCATCCCCATTGCCGAGGAGACAGGCCTGATCCTGCCAATCGGCGCCTGGGTGCTCCGCGAGGCGCTGCGCCAGGTGCAGCAGTGGCGGACGCAGGTTCCGGGGGCGGAAAACTTCACGGCGGCAGTGAACATCTCCGGCCGCCAGCTCGTGGCCTGCGACTTTCCCGATATCGTGGAAGCGGCCATCCGCGACACCGGCATCGACCCGGCCGCCGTCCACCTGGAGATCACCGAGACCGTCCTCATGGACCAGCCGGACCTGCCCAAGGAAACCCTGCAGCGGCTGTCCCGCCTTGGCGTGGGCCTGTCCATCGATGACTTCGGCACGGGCTACTCCTCACTGAGCTACCTCAAGTGGCTCTCGGCCCGCACCCTTAAGATCGACCGCACCTTCGTCGAGGAGCTGGGCACCGATCCGCACGGGGCCACGATCATCGAACTGGTGCTCGGCATGGCGGAGAGCCTGCGGCTGGATGTGGTGGCCGAAGGCGTGGAGACCGCCGTTCAGCTGGCCGAACTCCGCCGGCTGGGCGTGCGCCTCGCTCAGGGCTACCTGTGGAGCAAGCCGTTGCCGGCCGAGCGGATCCCGGCCTGGCTGCAGTCCCATCCGGCCACGCGTCCTGCGGCGACTTCCGCTCCGATGCCGTCGGGGATGTCTGCGGGGGAACCGATGCCCCGCGTCGGCTAG
- a CDS encoding gluconokinase → MITNLPPLVVMGVSGCGKSTVGALLGERLGVPFFDGDDFHPPANKAKMASGTPLNDEDRAPWLAKIGAALATPGDGAGTRIIACSALKRSYRDLLRSYAPDLVFVHLSGEAATICGRISGRAHEYMPSSLLASQLATLEPLGTDEAHIPVDIVGDPASLVDGVVRELELS, encoded by the coding sequence ATGATCACGAACCTGCCGCCCCTGGTTGTCATGGGCGTCTCCGGTTGCGGGAAGTCGACCGTGGGTGCGCTGCTCGGCGAGCGCCTGGGCGTGCCCTTCTTCGACGGCGATGACTTTCATCCGCCGGCCAACAAGGCCAAGATGGCAAGCGGCACGCCTTTAAATGACGAGGACAGGGCACCGTGGCTCGCGAAGATCGGCGCCGCCCTGGCAACGCCCGGCGACGGAGCGGGCACGCGCATCATCGCCTGCTCGGCGCTTAAGCGGAGCTATCGGGACCTGCTGCGCAGCTACGCACCTGACCTGGTGTTCGTCCACCTTTCCGGCGAGGCCGCCACCATTTGCGGCAGAATCAGCGGCCGGGCGCACGAATACATGCCCAGCAGCCTCCTGGCTTCGCAGCTTGCCACGCTGGAGCCGCTGGGAACTGATGAGGCGCATATTCCCGTCGATATCGTCGGTGATCCGGCATCGCTGGTGGACGGCGTCGTCCGCGAACTGGAACTTTCCTAG
- a CDS encoding amidohydrolase codes for MELTEPMPSMQTLRTALAEEASRWKPRVQEMAHQVHAFKEVSFEEVRSAEAVADLLAEGGFEVERGTGGLPTAFTATAGSGDLTVALCVEYDALPDIGHACGHNLIAGTSVGAALALQPFVDELGITLKAIGTPAEEHGGGKALLLERGAFDGVSLALMVHPVQDGVTYNPAGTSAQAVGRYRATFTGQAAHAAAAPHQGVNAADAAVLSQVAVGLLRQQIPGDHRIAMYVAEAGHVTNIIPERAVVEFECRAFTLKEYEALLERVRRCFEGAALATGTTLAVENTEPLYEPLIQDDALAAHWTEAMVMFGKDTSPSPGISGGSTDMGNISQVIPSLHPWLSIPGADVPIHSHSFAALADSPAAYAVMHEAAVALAWTVAAAATTPTERARLIKAAYRRQTVTQEGTS; via the coding sequence ATGGAACTGACAGAACCGATGCCGTCCATGCAGACCCTGCGCACCGCCCTTGCCGAGGAGGCCAGCAGGTGGAAACCGCGCGTGCAGGAAATGGCGCACCAAGTCCATGCATTCAAGGAGGTGTCCTTCGAGGAGGTCCGCTCGGCCGAAGCGGTTGCAGACCTGCTGGCCGAGGGCGGCTTCGAGGTGGAGCGCGGCACGGGCGGCCTTCCGACAGCCTTCACCGCCACCGCCGGCAGCGGCGACCTGACGGTGGCCCTGTGCGTGGAATACGACGCACTCCCGGACATCGGACACGCGTGCGGGCACAACCTGATAGCCGGCACCTCCGTGGGTGCCGCCCTGGCTCTGCAGCCCTTCGTGGATGAGCTGGGCATCACCCTGAAGGCCATCGGCACGCCGGCAGAAGAACACGGCGGCGGCAAAGCGCTGCTGCTGGAACGCGGCGCGTTCGACGGTGTCAGCCTGGCCCTGATGGTCCATCCGGTCCAGGACGGGGTGACCTACAACCCCGCGGGCACCAGCGCCCAGGCCGTCGGCCGGTACCGGGCAACGTTCACCGGACAGGCAGCCCACGCGGCGGCAGCCCCGCACCAGGGCGTGAACGCCGCGGACGCCGCCGTGCTGAGCCAGGTGGCCGTCGGGCTGCTGCGCCAGCAGATCCCCGGCGACCACCGCATCGCCATGTATGTCGCAGAGGCCGGTCACGTCACCAACATCATTCCGGAACGCGCGGTGGTGGAGTTCGAATGCCGGGCCTTCACCCTGAAGGAATACGAGGCACTGCTGGAGCGGGTCCGCCGCTGCTTCGAGGGGGCCGCCCTGGCCACCGGCACCACACTGGCCGTCGAGAACACGGAACCGCTCTACGAACCTCTGATCCAGGACGACGCCCTGGCAGCGCACTGGACCGAGGCCATGGTGATGTTTGGCAAGGACACCTCCCCCTCGCCCGGCATCAGCGGCGGCTCCACGGACATGGGCAACATCTCCCAGGTCATCCCCAGCCTGCATCCCTGGCTCAGCATTCCCGGTGCGGACGTGCCCATCCACTCACACAGCTTCGCAGCACTTGCAGACTCCCCGGCGGCCTACGCCGTGATGCACGAGGCCGCCGTCGCGCTGGCCTGGACAGTCGCCGCCGCGGCCACCACCCCCACCGAACGGGCACGCCTGATCAAAGCGGCTTACCGCCGTCAGACTGTCACACAGGAAGGCACATCATGA
- a CDS encoding NAD(P)-dependent oxidoreductase has product MNTSTERRVAVIGLGSMGGAMAATLYKAGWEVTGFDPSEAARTAASDAGIATTASVEDLAGTPYAVLSLPAASVVESTVPQLLASPGTVAIIDTTTSEPATSKQMDELAEAQGAAFVDAPVSGGRDGASTGTLSAFVGATDAALAAAEPVLLALTGGKYNHIGGPGSGNVVKLLNNVLAAANLVSVGEALGVAKAYGIDPAKAAASISEASGGSKVSANMYPNWVLSGTHDSGFALGLMARDAALAVDVAAQIGENPALLAAVAGQWQDALAALGPRADFTEIARTVAPAITPAGAPGAPGTANDTTAVA; this is encoded by the coding sequence ATGAACACCAGCACCGAACGCCGCGTCGCCGTCATCGGCCTCGGCTCCATGGGCGGGGCGATGGCAGCCACCCTCTACAAGGCCGGCTGGGAGGTCACCGGCTTCGACCCCTCCGAGGCAGCGCGGACCGCGGCGTCCGACGCCGGCATCGCCACCACCGCCAGCGTGGAAGATCTCGCCGGCACCCCCTACGCGGTGCTCTCGCTGCCCGCGGCCAGCGTGGTGGAATCCACCGTCCCGCAGCTCCTGGCCTCACCGGGAACCGTCGCAATCATCGACACCACCACCTCCGAACCGGCAACGAGCAAGCAAATGGATGAACTCGCCGAAGCGCAGGGCGCAGCATTCGTCGATGCACCGGTCTCCGGCGGCCGCGACGGCGCATCAACCGGAACGCTGAGCGCCTTCGTCGGGGCAACGGATGCGGCCCTTGCCGCCGCCGAACCTGTTCTGCTGGCACTCACCGGCGGCAAGTACAACCACATCGGCGGACCCGGCAGCGGCAACGTCGTCAAGCTCCTCAACAACGTCCTGGCGGCGGCCAACCTGGTCTCGGTGGGCGAGGCCCTCGGAGTCGCCAAGGCCTACGGCATCGACCCGGCCAAGGCGGCAGCAAGCATCAGCGAAGCCTCAGGCGGCAGCAAGGTCTCCGCGAACATGTACCCCAACTGGGTGCTCTCCGGAACCCACGACTCCGGTTTCGCACTGGGGCTGATGGCACGCGACGCCGCCCTCGCCGTCGACGTCGCCGCCCAGATCGGCGAAAACCCGGCGCTGCTGGCCGCCGTCGCCGGCCAGTGGCAGGACGCCCTGGCCGCCCTCGGGCCGCGCGCGGATTTCACCGAGATCGCGCGGACCGTCGCCCCGGCTATCACCCCCGCCGGAGCACCCGGCGCCCCCGGCACCGCAAACGACACCACCGCCGTCGCCTGA